From the genome of Vitis riparia cultivar Riparia Gloire de Montpellier isolate 1030 chromosome 2, EGFV_Vit.rip_1.0, whole genome shotgun sequence, one region includes:
- the LOC117906669 gene encoding probable protein phosphatase 2C 8, whose protein sequence is MQKSHTNMNKVTYCESSNGAGAEGPSKIDGGAVKLNSELSPSDSFSMEFSKQADGLVFHRSNSKGGDEADKRSSTCIPHGSVSVIGRRRAMEDTLTVAPGELELYDFYAVYDGHGGDQVAHACRNRLHKLVAKEVEHRRDGEGGIHWENVMAASFSKMDEEINVEASEMADRSASSLLRSMGSTAVVVVVDAEKLVIANCGDSRAVLCCNGVAVPLSRDHKPDRPDERERVEAAGGNVINWDGFRVLGVLSISRSIGDYFLRPYVISEPEVTVWERKESDEFLVIATDGLWDVVTNELACKLVKRYLSGKIRRRFSEGTNASCAMEAASILTELAMARGSKDNISVIVVQLKKHHCHGSLKKPNRSSP, encoded by the exons ATGCAGAAGAGTCACACAAATATGAATAAAGTGACCTACTGCGAGTCCTCAAACGGTGCTGGTGCTGAAGGGCCGTCTAAAATAGATGGCGGTGCCGTGAAGCTCAATTCAGAGCTTTCGCCCTCGGATTCTTTTTCAATGGAGTTCTCGAAACAGGCGGACGGATTAGTGTTCCACCGAAGTAACAGCAAGGGGGGAGATGAGGCGGACAAGCGGAGCTCGACATGCATACCTCATGGGTCGGTGTCGGTGATCGGGCGTAGGAGAGCGATGGAAGACACCCTGACTGTGGCACCGGGAGAGCTCGAGTTGTACGATTTCTACGCCGTGTACGACGGCCACGGAGGGGATCAGGTGGCGCACGCGTGCCGTAACCGGCTGCACAAGTTAGTTGCCAAGGAGGTCGAGCACAGGAGAGATGGCGAGGGAGGAATCCATTGGGAGAACGTGATGGCAGCGAGCTTTTCGAAGATGGATGAAGAAATTAACGTCGAAGCCAGCGAGATGGCTGACAGGTCGGCATCTTCCTTGCTGAGGTCGATGGGGTCGACGGCTGTGGTGGTGGTGGTCGACGCAGAGAAGCTTGTGATAGCCAATTGTGGCGATTCGAGAGCTGTCCTATGCTGCAACGGCGTTGCCGTGCCATTATCTCGTGATCATAAG CCTGATAGACCTGATGAAAGGGAAAGGGTGGAAGCTGCCGGAGGAAACGTCATAAATTGGGATGGTTTTCGCGTCCTAGGAGTGCTTTCTATCTCACGATCAATAG GAGATTACTTTCTCAGGCCATATGTGATCTCCGAACCAGAAGTGACAGTTTGGGAACGAAAAGAGTCGGACGAGTTCCTTGTAATAGCAACTGATGGGCTATGGGATGTGGTTACAAACGAGCTTGCCTGCAAGTTGGTGAAGAGGTACCTTAGTGGCAAAATTCGGAGGAGATTCTCAGAGGGAACAAATGCGAGTTGTGCTATGGAGGCAGCTTCCATACTAACTGAACTGGCTATGGCTCGAGGAAGCAAAGACAATATCAGCGTGATAGTAGTCCAGCTGAAGAAACATCACTGCCATGGCAGTCTCAAGAAACCCAATAGGTCAAGCCCTTAg